The nucleotide window acaggtcaagaagtaatggttagaaatggacatggaacaatggactggttccaaattgggaaaggagtacatcaagcctgtatattgttaGCCTGTTTACTTAGCTTATTTGAGAGTTCATCATATGAAATGCGGGGTTGAATGACcaaaagctggagtcaagattgcagggaaaaatagcaataacctcagatatgcatatgccAGCACCCTTatatcagaaagcaaagaggagctaaagaacctcttgatgaaggtgaaagaggagagtgaaaaaatgggcttaaaactcaagattcaaaaacaaagatcatggtatccagttctatcacttcatggcaaatagatggggaaacaatgggaagaGTGAgcgactattttcttgggctctaaaatcattgcagatggtgactgccaccgtGATATCAAAaggtgcttgcttcttggaagaaaagttatgaccaacctagacagcatattaaaagcagagacattactttgccacaaagttctgtctagtcaaaactatggttttgccagtagtcttATACAGacgtgagaattggactacaaaaaaactgaaactgatgcttttcaactgtggtgttgaagaagacttttgagagtcccttggactgaaaggagatcaaaccaatcagcctacagaaaatcagtcctgaatattcattggaaggacttatgatgaaactgaagctccagttctttggccaactgatgcaaagaactgactctttggaagaaaccctgatgctcagaaagattgaaggcaggtggagaagaggattgcagaggatgagatggttggatggcatcactgactcaatggacatgagtttgagcaagctctgggaattgatgatgaacagggaagcctggcgtgctgcagtccatggggctgcaaagaatcagatatgacaaagtgactgaatggaactgaggGGCCAACTTTCCCCATCTCCCAACTAGTATAGGTCcaagaaatattgcataggaagatGAAGGTGAAATGCTTTTAAATGCTGCAGTTTACTTTTAATGTAATtgttaaaaattttgaattttacttgATCTTgcagtttactttttctttgttcCCTTTATAACTTTCTTTCCTGTATTCTTTGAAGTTTAGTTGGTGTTTTTGTCTACCCTTAAATTCTGTCTTccctatttacatatttttaaacagattttatttttttagagtagCTTTAGGTTTGCAGCAGAATTGAGGAAAAGATATAGAGATTGTCCATGTACCTCCCTGCCCCATTCCTGCCTTGCCTGctccatttttttaatatttatttttatgtatgtatttattcagctgcactgggtcttatctgaggaatgtgggatctttagctgtggcatgacAATTCTTTGCTTAGTTGCAGAATGTGTAATCCAATTCCCTGactatggattgaacccagggcccctgtattgggaatgttgaggcttaaccactggaccatactGGAAGTCCTCCCGTCctattgctcagttcagttcagtcatgtctgactctttgcaacaccatgaattgcagcacaccaggcctccctgtccatcatcaactcctggagctctctcaaactcatgtctatcgagttggtgatgccatccagcgatctcatcctctgtcatccccttctcctcctgtccccagtcccttccagcattagggtcttttccaatgagtcaactctttgcatgaggtggccaaagtattagagtttcagctttagcatcagtccttccaaagaacacccaggactgatctcctttagaatggactggttggatctccttgaagttcaagggattctcaagagtcatctccaacactacagttcaaaagcatcaattcttcggctctcagctttcttcacagtccaactctcacatccatatgtgaccaatggaaaaacaatagccttgattagacagaccattgttggaaaagtaatgtctctgctttttaatatgcaatctaggttggtcataactttactttcaaggagtaagtgtcttttaatttcgtggctgcagtcaccatctgctgtgattttggagcaccaaaatataaaatctgacactgtttccactgtttccccatctatctgccatgaagtgatgggaccggatgccattatctttgttttctgaatgttgagctttaagccaactttttcactctcctctttcactttcatcaagaggctttttagttcctcttcactttctgccataagagtggtgtcatctgcatatctgaggttattgacatttctcccggcaatcttgattccagcttgtgcttcttccatctcagcggttctcatgatgtactctgcatataagttaaataagcagggtgacaatatacagccttaacgtattccctttcctatttggaaccagtctgttgttccatgtccagttctaactgttgcttcctgacctgcatatagatttctcaagaggaaggtcaggtggtctggtattcctgtctctttcagaattttccacagtttattgtgatccacacagtcaaaggctttggcatagtcaataaagcagaaatagatgtttttctggaactctcttgcttttttataatCCAGAAGATGttgtgatttgatctctggttcttctgtcttttctaaaactagcttgaacatatggaagttcatcattcacgtattgctgaagcctggcttggagaattttgagcattacttactagcgtgtgagatgagtgcaattgtgcagtagtttgaacattctgtggtattgcctttctttgggattgaaatgaaaactgaccttttccagtcctgtgcccactgctgttttccaaatttgctggcatattgagtgcagcaccttcacagcatcatcttccaggatttgaaatagctcaactggaattccatcacctccactagctttgtagtcatggtttctaaggcccacttgacttcacattttgggatgtctggctctaggtgagtgatcacaccatcgtgattatctgggtcatgaagatctgtttttgtacagttattctgtgtattcttgccacttcttcttaacatcttctgtttttgttaggtccataccatttctttcctttatcaagtccatctttgcatgaaatgttcccttggtatctctaattttcttaaagagatctctagtctttcccattctattgcctTCCctgtgtttctttgcattgattgccgaggaaggctctcttatctctccttgctattctttgaaactctgcattcagatgcttatatctttccttttctccattgctttttgcttctcttcttttcatttgtaaggcctcctcagacagccatattgcttttttgcatttcttttccatggggaaggtcttgatccctgtctctggtACAATGTCATgaccctccatccatagttcatcaggcactctgtctatcaggtctagtaccttaaatctatttctcacttctactgtataatcataagggatacatgaatgtctagtggttttccctcctttcttcaatttaagtctgaatttggcaataaagatttCGTGATCTGAACCacggtcagctcccagtcttgtttttgctgactgtatagagcttctccaactttggctgcaaagaatataatcaatatgattttggggttgaccatcttgtgatgtccatgtgtaaagtcttctcttgtgttgtttgaagagggtgtttgctatgaccagtgcgttctattggcaaactctattagccttttccctgcttaattccgtactccaagaccaaattttcctgttactttaggtgtttcttgactttctacttttgcattccagccccctataatgaaaaggacatctttttggggtattagttctaaaaggtcttgtagggcttcatagaactgttcaacttcagcttcttcagcattactggttggggcataggcttggattactgtgatattgaatggtttgccttggaaatgaacaagagatcattctatcatgtttgagatttcatccaagtactgcatttcggactcttttgttgaccatgatggctactccattttttctaagggattcctgcccacgttagtagatataatggtcatctgagttaaattcacccattcctgtccattttgcatttcttttccacttggctcagatcacgaaatccttactgccaaattcagaattaaattgaagaaaggagggaaaaccactagaccattcacgtatcccttatggttatacagtggaagtgagaaatagatttaacggactagatctgatagagtgcctgatgaactatggatggaggttcgtggaAAATCAGGagttgctgattcctagaatgttgatattcactcttgctatcttctctttgaccacttacaatttgccttgactcattgCCTtgacccaacattccaggttcctatgtaatattgctctttacagcatcagaccttgcttctatcaccagtcaaatcccacaactgggtattgtttttgttttggctccatctctttagtctttctggagttatttctccactgatctccagtagcatattgggcacccactgacctggggagttcctctttcagtatcctatcattttgccttttcatattgttcatggggttctcaaggcaagaatactgaagtggtttgccattcccctctccagtggaccgcctctgtcagatctctccatcatgacccatctgtcttgggtggccccacgtggcatggctcagtttcattgagttagacaaggctgtggtccttgtgatcagattggctagatttctgtgattatggttcagtttgtctgccctctgatgccctctcacaacacctaccatcttacttgggtttctcttaccttggacatggggtatttcttcacggctgctccagcaaagtgcagccactgctccttcccttggacaaggggtatcttctcacagctgtccctcctgaccttgaacgtgaagTAGCTCCTTTTGGCCCTCCCACATTGTTAACCTCCCAAAAAAGTGATGTATTTATCCAATTGATGAACTTAGGTTGACatatcattatcacccaaagtccagaGTTTACATTAGACTTCACTCTTGGTGATGTACAACATATGGGTTGACAAATGTACAGTAACATGTATCTATCATTATAGTACcacccagatggtttcactgttCTAGAtgtcctctgtgctccacctattGATCTATCCCAACACTTGAATCCTTGGCAACCACTGAACATTATACTGTCTCCAGAGggttccgccccccccccccccccccagaatgTCTTATAATGGGCATTGTACAGTACATAACCTTTTAACATTGGTTTCTTTTATTAAGAATATGCATGCAAGATTTCTTCTTGTTATTTTATGCCTTGgcagcttatttctttttagtgctgaataatattcatttatctggatataccatattaacaatttactgagcatggccccgccaaccagaacaagacccagtttccccttcagtcagtctgTCCCACCAGGAAggttccataagcctcttattattctccatcagagggctgctgctgctgctgctaagcggcttcagtcgagtccaactctgtgcgatgcaatggactggagcctaccaggttcctccgtccatgggactttccaggcaagagtactggagtggggtgccattgccttctccaccatcagagggcagacagacttaaaaccacaatcacagaaaactaaccaatctaatcacatggaccacagccttctctaactcaatgaaactatgagccatgccatgtagggccacccaagacagatgggtcatggtgcagagttctgacaaaatgtggcccactagagaagggaatggcaaaccacttcagtattcttaccttgagaaccccatgaacaatgtgaaaaggcaaaaagataggacactgaaagatgaactccccaggtcagtaggtgcccaatatgctgttGGAGGACAacggagaaataactccagaaagactaaagagatggagccagagcaaaaacaatacccacttgtggatgtgactgctgatggaagcaaggtccgatgctgtaaaaagcaatattgcataggaacctggaatgttaggtccatgaatcaaggcaaatgggaagtgttcaaacaggagatggcaagagtgaacattgacattttagaaatcagagaactaaaatggcctggaatgggtgaatttaattcaggtgaccattatttctactactgtgggcaagaaacccttagaagaaatagagtagaaaTCGTAGTCAAAAAGAGAGTCAttttggatgcagtctcaaaaatggcagGATGATCttttgttcgtttccaagacaaaccattcaatatcacggtaatccaaggcTATATCCCGATCTGTAACACTGAAGAGCTGAAgctgaacaattctatgaagacctacaagaccttttagaactaacacccaaaaaaatgtccttttcattataggggtctggaatgcaaaagtaggaagtctggagtaacaggcaaatttggccttggagtacagattgaagcaaggcaaagactaatatagttttgccaagagaaacactggtcatagcaaacaccctctttcaacaacacagtaGACGAATCTACATATGGAAattaccagatggccaacaccgaaatcatattgattatattctttccagccaaagatggagaagctctgtatacTCATAAAAAAagagaccaggagctgaatgtggctcagaccatgaactcctaattgccaaattcagacttaaaatgaagaaaagagggaaaaccactagaccattcaggtataacttaaatcaaatccctaacaattacacagtagaagtgagaagtagatttaaggactagatctgatagagtgcctgatgaactatggatagaggttcatgacattgtacaggagacagggagcaagaccatccccaagaaaaagaaatgcaaaacagcaaaatggctgtctgaggagaccttacaaatagctctgaaaataagggaagtgaaaagcaaaggagaaaaggaaatatatgcccatttcaatgcagagttccaaagagtagcaaggagagataagaaagcctttctcagtgatcaatgcaaagaaatagtggaaaacaatagaatgggaaaaacaagcaatctcttgaagaaaattagagataccaagggaacatttcatgcaacaatgGGCTCAATGAAGGATAGAAAtagtattgacctaacagaatcagaagatattaaaaagaggtggcaagaatacacagaagaactgtacaaaaaagatcttcaccacctagataatcacgattgtgtgatcactcacactcatctagagtcagacatctcaAGTGAGCCTAGGGAAGAATCACTCTGaataaagatagtggaggtgacggaattccagttgagctgttttgaatcctgaaagatgatgctgtgaaagtgctgcactcaacacgccagcaaatttggaaaactcagcaatggccacagaactggaaaaggtcagttttcattccaatctcaaacaAAGGCAATAccatagaatgctcaaactactgcacaattgcactcatctcacatgctagtaaagtaatgctcaaaatactccaagccaggcttcagcaatacgggaactgtgaacttctagatgttcaagctgattttagaataggcagaggagccacagatcaaattcccaacatcctctggatcatcaaaaaagcaaagagttccaggaaaacatctatttctgctctattgattTTTCAAAAACCTTACCCTGTGGATAAcagtgaactgtggaaaattcttcaagagatgggaataacagaccacctaacctgcctcttgagaaatctgtattaaggtcaggaagaaacagttagaaataGATATGGAATAAGAGACTgattcctaataggaaaaggagtacgtcaagtctgtatattgtcattttgcttatttaagttatatgcagagtacatcatgagaaacgctgggctggaagaagcacatctggaatcaagattgccatgagaaatatcaataacctcagatatgcagatgacacctccctacggcagaaagtgaagaactagagcctcttgatgaaagtgaaagaggagagtaaaaaagttggcttaaagctcaacattaagaaaacaaagatcatggcatctggtcgcatcacttcatggcgaatagatggagaaacagtggaaacagtgtcagactttattttgggggctccaaaatcattgcagatggtgcctgcagccatgaacttaaaaaacttactccttgggagaaaagcttttatcaatctagatagcatattaaaaagcagagacattactttgctaacaaagttctgtctagtcaaggttattatttttcaagtagtcatgtatggatgtgagaattggactataaagaaagctgagtgccgaagaattgatgcttttgccctgtggtgttggagaagactcttgagagtcccttggactgcaaggagatccaaccagtccatcctaaaggagatcagtcctaggtgtacactggaagtactgatgctgaagctgaagctccagtactttggccaactgatgcgaagagctgactgatttgaaaagaccctgatgccatgaaagactgaaggtgggaggagaaggggacaataaaggataagatggctggatggcattgccgactcaatggacatgagtttgagtaaactctaggaattagtgctggacagggaggcctggcatgctgccatccttgggatcacagagtcagacaggactttgcaactgaactgatctaaactAAACTGACCAGTTTATCTGTTCACCCACTGATGGACATCTTGATTTTTTCTAAGCTCTAACAATCGAGACTAAAACTGCTATGAATACCAGTGAATATTTTTATGTGGAGGTAAGCTTtcaagccaaagcctttgactgtgtggatcacaataaactgtggaaaattctgaaagagatgggaataccagaccacctgatctgcctcttgagaaatttgtatgtaggtcaggaagcaacagttagaactggacatggaacaacagactggttccaaataggaaaaggagtacgtcaaggctgtctattgtcaccttgcttatttaacttctatgcagattacatcatgagaaatgctgggctggaagaagcacaagctgaaatcaagattgctgggagaaatatcaataacctcagataggcagatgataccacccttatggcagaaagtaaagaggaactaaaaagcctcttgatgaaagtgaaagagaagagtgaaaaagttggcttaaagctcaacattcagaaaacgaagatcatggcatctggtcccatcacttcatgggaaatagatgggcaaacagtggaaacagtgtcagactttatttttgggggctccaaaatcactgcagatggtgactgcagtaatgaaattaaaagacgcttactccttggaaggaaagttatgaccaacctagatagcatattcaaaagcacagacattactttgccaacaatggttcgtctagtcaaggctatggtttttcctgtggtcatgtatggatgtgagagttggactgtgaagaagcctgagcaccgaagaattgatgtttttgaactgtggtgttcgagaagactcttgagagtcccttggactgcaacgagatccaaccagtccattctgaaggagattagccctgggatttctttggaaggaatgatgctaaagctgaaactccagtactttggccacctcatgcgaatagttgtcttattggaaaagactctgatgctgggagggattgggggcaggaggagaaagggacgacagaggatgagatggctggatggcatcactgactcgatgggcgtgagtctcggtgaactccgggagttggtgatggatagggaggcctggcgtgctgtgattcatggggtcgcaaagagtcagacacaattgagcaaatgAATTGAATTGAAGCTTTCAAGTCCTTTGGGTAAATGTTAAGTGCTGTGATTGCTGAACTGGAATTCATAATTCATATCCATAATGCACATTCTGCTATTTTAAAGCTAAAATCCCcccaattatttcattatttgtttaatCTACTGATGTGTTAATGTTCACTTACATCAGCTGCTTATCTCCTTCTAGAATGTGTAAATATATCACACTTAATTTGGGTCATCAATTTTACAGTTACAAGAcatcaatacaaaacaaaatattaagaCATATATAATTCATGGGAAAAATTAAACCACTCAAAATTCAGAAGGAAATGAATTAGGAACATATATTTTACCAAAAGAATATCACTATAAGTATAAATACAATAGCCAAGGCCTTCCTATAttctaataatattattattcagAATATTAAAGTTCAGAAGTGGAATTTTGTCTCCATATCCTGTCATTGTTATAAAGATCAATATAAAAACATGGTATGAATTGAAAGTATAACACCAATAAATTGAAGGGAGGTTGTCTAGATTATACCCTGTCCATTACAATATTATGATTCTATATTATTTGAATCTGTTACTTTCTgctgagtcaggaagaaaaacTCAGTTGAAGGTCTATAATAAGACAAATGTGATCAAAATGTCTAATAAACAGAACAAATTGAAAGAGGGAAAACCTGCCAGACTGTGAATATAAGTATTTAAGTGCAACTGTACATAGTAAAGACTGTAAGTCAAAATGTAAAAGGGCATGGAAAACATTATATTAAAACCACTGTGCTATGTAAGTCAGTCAAGAGATACAGAGACACAGCAGTGCAAAACACCTTAGGCAAAGAAATTTACATTCCGGTATATGGATGCTGTGCCACCCTCTACATaaaagtgactgaacaataatcaCTGCTTGTATTTACAGTGCTTACTTTCCTGAAGGAAATGAATACTACTTCTGTATCATAGGATTATATCAACActacaggaataccagaccacctgacctgcctcttgagaaacctatatgtaggtcaggaagcaacagttagaactggacatggaacaacagcctggttcgaaatgagaaaaggagtatgtcaaggctgtatattgccaccctgcttatttaacttatatgcagagtacatcatgaaaaatgctgggctggaagaagcacaagctggattcaagatttctgggaaaaatattaataacctcagacatgcagatgacaccacccttatggcagaaagtgaagaggaacttaaaagcctcatgatgaaagtgaaagaggagagtgaaaaagttggcttaaagctcaacgtgtagaaaactaagagcatagcatctggtcccatcacttcatgggaaatagatggggaaacagtggaaacagtgtcagacttatttttcagatcagatcagatcagatcagttgctcagtcatgtccgactctttgcgaccccatgaattgcaggacgccaggcctccctgtccatcaccaactctcggagttcactcagactcatgtccattgagtcaatgatgccatccagccatctcatcctctgttgtccccttttcctcttgcccccggtccctcccagcatcagagttttccaatgagtcaactcttcgcatgaggtggccaaagtactggagtgtcagccttagcatcattccttccaaagaaatcccagggctgatctcctttaaaatggactggttggatctcgttgcagtccaagggactctcaagagtcttctcgaacaccgcagttcaaaagcatcaattcttcagcgctcagccttctttacagtccaactctcacatccatacatgaccacaggaaaaaccatagccttgactagatgaaccattgttggcaaagtaatgtctctgcttttgaatatgctatctaggttggtcataactttccttccaaggagtacggactttatttttggggggctccaaatcactgcagatggtgattgcagccatgaaattaaaagatgcttactccttgaaaggaaagttatgaccaacctagatagcgtattaaaaagtagagatattattttgccaacaatggtccgtctagtcaaggctatggtttttccaatggtcatgtatggatgtgagagttggactgtgaagaaagctgagagccgaagaattgatgcttttgaactgtggtgttggagaagactcttgagagtcccttgggctgcaaggagatccaataagcccatcctaaaggagatcaatcctgtgtgttcattggaaggactgatgctaaagctgaaactccaatactttggccacctcatgcaaagagttgtcttattggaaaagactctgatgctgggagggattgaggcaggaggagaaggggatgacagaggatgagatggctgaatggcatcactgactcaatgcacatgagtttgattgaactccaggagttgttgatgaacagggaggcctggtgtgctgggattcatgtggtcacaaggagttggatacaactgagtgactgaactgaactgacattaaaAGGTAATATTTTCTGGGGACTTCTAGATCAatctaaaattgaagaaaaatacaaaaattttcaTATTATCTTCCATTTATATTTTGTCACCTGTGATCAGTTTCTTACCCCATAACATTCTCATGGCATTTTTCACTTCTGTATTCCTTAGTGAGTAAGTCAGGGGGTTTATCAAAGGTGTTCCAACTGTATAAAACACAGCTATCATCTTATCCATGGGGAAGGTAGTTGCAGGACGTGTGTAGATAAATATGCAAGGACCAAAGAACAAGATGACCACGAtgatgtgggagatgcaggtggATAgggctttcttcctcccttcagcACTGTGGTTTCTCAGAGAATGCAAGATGATAGCATAGGAGAACATCAGCATGACAAAACTCACTGTACAGATAGCCCCACTGTTGGACACCAAGAGTAGGTTGGTCGCATAAGTGTCTGTACAGGCAAGTTTCAACAAAGGCTGCAAGTCACAAAAATAGTGATCTATCACATTGGGACCGCAGAAAGGCAGACTCAAGGCTAGAAGAATCTGAGCTGAAGAATGAACGCAA belongs to Bos indicus x Bos taurus breed Angus x Brahman F1 hybrid chromosome 15, Bos_hybrid_MaternalHap_v2.0, whole genome shotgun sequence and includes:
- the LOC113905081 gene encoding olfactory receptor 4C16-like gives rise to the protein MKLNNNVTEFILLGLSQDPVRKKIVFVTFLFLYLGMLLGNFLIISTIKTSRTLGSPMYFFLFHLSLSDTFLSTSIAPRVIVDALREKSTISFNECMIQVFASHFFGCLEIFILILMAVDRYVAICKPLRYITLMSHRVCGVLVTVAWVGSCVHSSAQILLALSLPFCGPNVIDHYFCDLQPLLKLACTDTYATNLLLVSNSGAICTVSFVMLMFSYAIILHSLRNHSAEGRKKALSTCISHIIVVILFFGPCIFIYTRPATTFPMDKMIAVFYTVGTPLINPLTYSLRNTEVKNAMRMLWGKKLITGDKI